In Ammoniphilus sp. CFH 90114, the DNA window CGTGTTGGCTGGCTGGTTTGTATTCCAAAATGTAGGGATTGGGGTCGTTGAGATCTTAGATGGTTCCTACCGTGTTGACGCTTATGGTAATATCTTTAAACTCATATTCTTAGGTGGTACGATTCTGACACTCTTAATGTCCACTAGTTACTTGGATAATAAAAAAGAGGTTCAGTACCACGGAGAGTTCTACTATCTGATTTTGACAGGTTTACTTGGAGCGATGATCATGTCCTCCTCCGCGGACTTGATTACATTGTTTGTAGGACTTGAGTTGCTCTCTATCTCTTCTTACATTCTAGTAGGAACAAGAAAGAACAACTTGCAAACAAACGAGTCAGCTTTCAAATACGTGGTTAGTGGATCTATTGCTTCCGCAACGACCTTGTATGGTTTCAGCTTCTTATATGGATTAACGGGAACAACGAATATCTTCTTAATGGGTGAATATTTAGGAGAGGCTTATGCAGCCGGAAACCAATTTATTATATACTTGGCTTTTGCCTTGACGTTGGTTGGTTTAAGCTTTAAGATCTCATCCGTTCCTTACCATATGTGGGCACCTGACGTGTATCAAGGAGCACCGACTCCGGTTACAGCTTTCTTGTCTGTAGTTTCGAAGGCAGCTGGATTCGCTTTAATCATTCGCGTCGTTATTACCGTGTTCCGCAATGTCGTAGATTACGAAAATGCACTCGGACCTAAGTCTGTGCTAATTGATGAAATTACATTTGTGGTGGGTGTACTCGCGGCGATTTCGATGATTGTGGGAAATACGTTGGCCTTACGCCAAACGAATATCAAGCGGATGATGGCCTATTCTTCCATCGCGCAAGCGGGCTATATCCTAGTCCCGTTCGCGACCATTACGTCTTTGATATTCGAACAAACGGTATTCTACCTAGTCGCTTACCTCCTCATGAACATGGGAGCCTTCGCGATTATCATGATCGTCACACGTGACCGTGAAACGGAGGATCTCGTGAGCTTTGCCGGACTTTATCACCGTTCACCATGGTTGGCTATTGCCATGACGATGTTCTTGCTCTCTCTTGCAGGAATTCCAATCTCAGCTGGATTCTTCGGGAAGTTCTACATCTTCATGAGCTCGCTGGTGGTGGGCAACTACTGGCTGGCGGGTATCATGGTGGCAACAAGTGTGGTTTCTTACTACTACTACTTCGGCATCATCAGACAGATGTACATGCGACCAGGCGCTACGGAAGAGCCTATCCGTATACCAGCTGCGATTGCGGTTATTGTGTTGATTGCCTTCATCGGTACAGTAGGAGTAGGATTAGTACCGGATACGTTGATGAACTTTATTCATAACAACTTCCCGTTCATTGAGATGATTCAGGCGGCGGGGTAGTAGGAAAAAGGATAGATGGTGCCTTGGGGTGCTGTTTATCCTTTTTTTTATAGGAGATTGTGGATGAGGTCGGCTCCGGCTTTCCTCGGTGTGGGGGAGGAGGTTAGTAGGAGAATCTTCCGTTATTTTTTGAAAAGTGGATAAAATGAGTGAAATAACGGAGCTTTTTTCGGGTATAGTCTAAAAAAGAAGGTCGAAACGTGGCTGAAGGCGATTTAACGGAAAAAAATCCGTCTATTTTGACCATTTTTTAAGAAAATGATGTAATAGACGGAAAATCTCCGGTTATTACCACAGGTACATCTAGTCTGCCTGAAACTTATATCCAAAGCCCCTCACTGTAATAATATATTGAGGGTGCGAGGGATCAATCTCAAGCTTCTTCCTAAGGTAACTCATATGCACCATGACCGTTCTAGTGTCTCCGTATTCATTGGGTCCCCAGATCTGGGAGTAGA includes these proteins:
- the nuoN gene encoding NADH-quinone oxidoreductase subunit NuoN; translation: MESRWGPLAQYDWSVMAPEFTILILATLLSLIDLFAPKKMDRRYLAWLGIAGSVLAGWFVFQNVGIGVVEILDGSYRVDAYGNIFKLIFLGGTILTLLMSTSYLDNKKEVQYHGEFYYLILTGLLGAMIMSSSADLITLFVGLELLSISSYILVGTRKNNLQTNESAFKYVVSGSIASATTLYGFSFLYGLTGTTNIFLMGEYLGEAYAAGNQFIIYLAFALTLVGLSFKISSVPYHMWAPDVYQGAPTPVTAFLSVVSKAAGFALIIRVVITVFRNVVDYENALGPKSVLIDEITFVVGVLAAISMIVGNTLALRQTNIKRMMAYSSIAQAGYILVPFATITSLIFEQTVFYLVAYLLMNMGAFAIIMIVTRDRETEDLVSFAGLYHRSPWLAIAMTMFLLSLAGIPISAGFFGKFYIFMSSLVVGNYWLAGIMVATSVVSYYYYFGIIRQMYMRPGATEEPIRIPAAIAVIVLIAFIGTVGVGLVPDTLMNFIHNNFPFIEMIQAAG